From Equus asinus isolate D_3611 breed Donkey chromosome 14, EquAss-T2T_v2, whole genome shotgun sequence, one genomic window encodes:
- the LOC123276643 gene encoding uncharacterized protein isoform X1 — protein sequence MAADEGEQSPPLAPAGAVEPVEDVAVDQGEPSPAAAPARALERPEVVVLDQGEPSHATPPAGDVEPSEYVAMKHGEPSTALAHARALVPLEVMIRKQGESCLLWVLLVLVGPAEAAASDQGEPSPPLVPAGAVESAVALAVDQGQPSPALAPAWALKQPEAMDSDQGGTCPAMPPAGTVESAEAVAAEQGESTPALAPAVALEPAEVSSAEQGEISPAPTPARPLEPTPAQPFGEPFPC from the coding sequence ATGGCAGCAGACGAGGGAGAGCAATCCCCTCCTCTGGCTCCTGCTGGGGCTGTGGAGCCGGTTGAAGATGTGGCCGTGGaccagggagagccatcccctgctgcAGCTCCTGCCAGGGCCCTGGAGCGGCCAGAAGTGGTGGTCTTGGATCAAGGAGAGCCATCCCATGCTACGCCTCCTGCTGGGGATGTGGAGCCGAGTGAATACGTGGCCATGAAGCATGGAGAGCCATCCACTGCTCTGGCTCATGCAAGGGCCCTGGTGCCATTGGAAGTCATGATCAGGAAGCAGGGAGAGTCATGCCTGCTCTGGGTCCTGCTGGTGCTTGTGGGGCCAGCTGAAGCTGCAGCCTCAGaccagggagagccatcccctccCCTGGTTCCTGCTGGGGCTGTGGAGTCAGCAGTAGCCTTGGCTGTGGATCAGGGACagccatcccctgctctggctcctgcttgGGCACTGAAGCAGCCTGAAGCCATGGACTCAGACCAGGGAGGGACATGCCCTGCTATGCCTCCTGCTGGGACTGTGGAGTCAGCTGAAGCTGTTGCTGCAGAGCAGGGAGAGTCAacccctgctctggctcctgccgTGGCCCTGGAGCCTGCTGAAGTCTCTTCCGCGGAGCAGGGAGAGATATCCCCTGCTCCGACTCCTGCCAGGCCCCTGGAGCCTACTCCCGCCCAGCCCTTTGGGGAACCCTTCCCGTGCTAA